The following proteins are co-located in the Gordonia polyisoprenivorans genome:
- a CDS encoding YoaK family protein: MPTTELQSTVATTRAVLGPFYDFREMILAAVLAALAGATGAAAWLYSAGWYVTFMTGNTERMVLEHYQGAHRLGFTALATVVAFCCGVVVATLARITLWRKARHGATVLTAASTTTAFVWDSAINTTDQDYGAGPVLCLAFGLGALNTSISRKGEVVMPLSYVTGTLVKIGQGAGLHLAGVKRWGWVAHATTYAGFLAGAAIGGALFTVFGENNSLATLAVVAAIIAVVTWRLDHPKFLVRDRH; the protein is encoded by the coding sequence ATGCCCACCACCGAACTGCAATCGACCGTCGCGACCACCCGCGCGGTGCTCGGCCCGTTCTACGACTTCCGCGAGATGATCCTCGCCGCGGTACTCGCCGCCCTCGCCGGTGCGACCGGCGCGGCGGCCTGGCTCTATTCGGCCGGCTGGTACGTGACGTTCATGACCGGCAACACCGAGCGAATGGTCCTCGAGCACTACCAGGGCGCCCACCGGTTGGGATTCACCGCCCTGGCCACCGTCGTCGCCTTCTGCTGTGGCGTCGTGGTGGCGACCCTCGCACGTATCACGCTGTGGCGCAAGGCACGTCACGGAGCAACCGTGTTGACGGCCGCGTCCACGACGACCGCCTTCGTCTGGGACTCGGCGATCAACACGACCGACCAGGACTACGGTGCGGGCCCGGTGCTGTGTCTGGCCTTCGGTCTCGGCGCACTCAACACCTCCATCAGCCGCAAAGGTGAGGTGGTGATGCCCCTCTCATACGTCACCGGAACCCTGGTGAAGATCGGCCAAGGCGCCGGCCTGCATCTCGCGGGCGTCAAACGATGGGGCTGGGTGGCCCACGCCACCACCTACGCGGGCTTCCTGGCCGGTGCCGCGATCGGCGGGGCCTTGTTCACGGTGTTCGGGGAGAACAATTCGCTGGCGACGCTCGCAGTGGTGGCCGCGATCATCGCCGTCGTGACCTGGCGGTTGGATCACCCGAAGTTCCTGGTTCGCGACCGTCACTGA
- a CDS encoding lysophospholipid acyltransferase family protein codes for MEPVYSTVITTARLLWLAEGLKFTISGVENVPKSGPGVVAINHTGYLDFTYAGIPAYLQGKRYVRFMAKKEVFDNRYSGPIMRALKHIPVDRANGAQSYHDAVSYLKSGELVGVYPEATISRSFELKEFKSGAARMALEADAPIIPTVIWGAQRVWTKGHPKRLGRTGYKIAIGVAEPIEPVGDAEAITAQLHKVMSEKLLELQDAYGEHPKGEFWVPARLGGSAPTLEEANRMDAQEQAAKAARRAERDEQGGEPQPGA; via the coding sequence ATGGAACCCGTGTACTCCACCGTGATCACCACTGCGCGGTTGTTGTGGCTGGCCGAAGGACTGAAGTTCACCATCTCCGGTGTCGAGAACGTCCCCAAGTCGGGTCCGGGCGTGGTTGCGATCAATCACACCGGCTACCTGGACTTCACCTACGCCGGCATCCCCGCGTATCTGCAGGGTAAGCGCTATGTGCGATTCATGGCGAAGAAAGAGGTCTTCGACAACCGGTACTCGGGCCCGATCATGCGGGCGCTCAAGCACATTCCCGTCGACCGGGCCAACGGGGCGCAGAGCTATCACGACGCCGTCAGCTATCTCAAGAGCGGCGAACTCGTCGGTGTGTACCCGGAGGCGACGATCAGTCGCAGCTTCGAGCTCAAGGAGTTCAAGTCCGGGGCCGCGCGCATGGCCCTTGAGGCCGACGCCCCGATCATCCCGACCGTCATCTGGGGCGCCCAGCGGGTGTGGACCAAGGGCCATCCCAAGCGTCTGGGCCGGACCGGCTACAAGATCGCGATCGGCGTGGCCGAGCCGATCGAGCCCGTCGGCGACGCCGAGGCCATCACCGCGCAGTTGCACAAGGTGATGAGCGAGAAGTTGCTCGAGCTGCAGGATGCCTACGGCGAGCACCCGAAGGGTGAGTTCTGGGTGCCCGCCCGGCTCGGCGGATCGGCGCCGACGCTCGAGGAGGCCAACCGGATGGACGCACAGGAGCAGGCGGCCAAGGCTGCGCGGCGGGCCGAGCGCGACGAGCAGGGCGGGGAGCCGCAGCCGGGCGCGTAG
- a CDS encoding APC family permease, producing the protein MSEPTTPSSPSEPGSATPSSGHLNRVLGLPELIFFGLAYMVPLTVFTTYGVVTDGTEGHLPGAYVITLATMIFTALSYGAMVRIHPVAGSAYSYTQRSFGGSVGFAAGWALLLDYIFLPMINFLVIGIFVNALWPAVPAWVWVVASIAVVTALNVLGIKMVTRFNYALIVFQVVFIVVFVALAIRHITGDAGTPSIGSVFFGNAQMGLLFSGAAILCLSFLGFDAISTLSEETRDPRRLIPRAILLVTVIGGGLFIVVSLVASLSFPDYVNFTDVDSAANDVMVRVGGTALETFFTAAYVAGCFASALASQASVGRILYAMGRDATLPKQIFGRINARFATPANAIVIVGAVSLVALTISLSTAAEMVSFGALVAFSMVNLSVIKIYLIEQRRRSVTDLVRFGVLPLIGFGLTMWLWTSLSATAITVGLVWLAVGVTYLIFLTRGFRRPAPTLDMREESVPAADPV; encoded by the coding sequence ATGTCCGAACCCACGACCCCATCCAGCCCGAGCGAACCCGGCTCTGCCACACCGTCATCGGGACATCTGAACCGAGTCCTCGGGCTACCCGAGCTGATCTTCTTCGGTTTGGCGTACATGGTGCCGCTCACCGTGTTCACCACATACGGCGTGGTCACCGACGGCACCGAGGGCCACCTGCCGGGTGCCTACGTCATCACGCTGGCCACCATGATCTTCACCGCGCTGAGCTACGGCGCCATGGTTCGCATCCATCCCGTCGCAGGCTCGGCCTACTCCTACACGCAGCGGTCGTTCGGCGGGTCCGTCGGCTTCGCCGCGGGATGGGCACTGCTGTTGGACTACATCTTCCTACCCATGATCAACTTCCTGGTCATCGGCATCTTCGTCAACGCGCTGTGGCCCGCGGTCCCCGCCTGGGTCTGGGTGGTCGCCTCCATCGCGGTGGTCACCGCCCTCAATGTGCTCGGCATCAAGATGGTGACCCGATTCAACTACGCGCTCATCGTCTTCCAGGTCGTCTTCATCGTCGTCTTCGTCGCCCTGGCCATCCGCCACATCACCGGCGACGCCGGCACCCCGTCGATCGGCTCGGTGTTCTTCGGCAATGCCCAGATGGGTCTGCTGTTCTCCGGGGCGGCCATCCTGTGCCTGTCGTTCCTCGGTTTCGACGCGATCTCCACCCTGTCGGAGGAGACCCGCGACCCCCGTCGACTCATCCCCCGCGCCATCCTCCTCGTGACGGTCATCGGCGGCGGGCTTTTCATCGTCGTCTCGCTCGTCGCCTCACTGTCCTTCCCCGACTACGTCAACTTCACCGACGTCGACTCGGCGGCGAACGATGTGATGGTTCGGGTCGGCGGGACCGCGTTGGAAACCTTCTTCACCGCCGCCTATGTGGCCGGGTGTTTCGCCTCGGCGTTGGCCTCACAGGCCAGCGTGGGCCGCATCCTGTACGCCATGGGACGCGACGCCACCCTGCCCAAGCAGATCTTCGGCCGGATCAACGCGCGATTCGCGACGCCGGCCAACGCGATCGTCATCGTCGGCGCGGTGTCGTTGGTCGCGCTGACCATCAGCCTGTCCACCGCGGCGGAGATGGTGAGCTTCGGCGCTCTCGTCGCCTTCTCGATGGTCAATCTCTCGGTGATCAAGATCTATCTCATCGAGCAACGGCGACGCAGCGTCACCGACCTGGTGCGTTTCGGTGTGCTGCCGCTGATCGGGTTCGGATTGACGATGTGGCTGTGGACCAGTCTGTCGGCCACCGCCATCACCGTCGGGCTGGTGTGGCTCGCGGTCGGCGTCACCTATCTGATCTTCCTCACCCGGGGATTCCGGCGTCCTGCCCCGACGCTCGACATGCGTGAGGAGTCGGTACCGGCCGCCGACCCGGTCTGA
- a CDS encoding amidohydrolase, with amino-acid sequence MAADLVITGAAVFDHPGVAAVAVTAGRISAIGAAAEELIGPDTRVLTTPGGLVLPGFVDAHVHAPFAGRNLNCLWLNDTEGKSAYLQQIADYAAAHPELPWIVGGGWAMEYFPGGTPDRRDLDAVVGDRPVFLMNRDVHGAWVNTRALEIAGIDEHTPDPIDGRYERDAQGFPTGTLHEGAAYAFDAVHVPRPDLAGWRAAIVTAQRHLHSLGITGWQDAWVTPDTLAAYRDLGDDDGLTARVVGALWWDRHAGLEQLELFAAQREHGAARNFSPTTVKIMADGVMENYTGALLEPYCSCVDHPGAGSNTGSGLSYVDPDTLQHAVTALDAAGFQVHMHAIGDRAARDCLDAVERARIANGPNDLRHHIAHLQLVHPDDLPRFAALDVVANLQAYWAQHEPQMDALTIPFLGERRAALQFPFADLVAHGTRIAMGSDWAVTTADPLAQIEVAITRRDPDHRDAEPFLPWQALDLDTALRAFTAGSAYVNHDPSGGRIAVGARADLAVLDLDITRSAQLPTDAVVVTTIAGGAVVHHRGDH; translated from the coding sequence GTGGCAGCAGATCTCGTCATCACCGGTGCCGCAGTGTTCGACCACCCCGGCGTCGCCGCCGTGGCCGTCACCGCAGGCCGCATCAGCGCGATCGGTGCGGCGGCCGAGGAGCTCATCGGTCCCGACACCCGGGTGCTGACCACTCCGGGTGGCCTCGTCCTGCCCGGATTCGTCGACGCCCACGTCCACGCACCGTTCGCCGGGCGCAACCTGAACTGCTTGTGGCTCAACGACACCGAGGGCAAGAGCGCCTACCTCCAGCAGATCGCCGACTACGCGGCCGCGCATCCGGAGTTGCCGTGGATCGTCGGCGGTGGCTGGGCCATGGAGTACTTCCCAGGCGGCACACCCGACCGTCGCGACCTCGACGCCGTGGTCGGCGACCGGCCGGTGTTCCTGATGAACCGCGACGTCCACGGCGCCTGGGTCAATACCAGGGCGCTGGAGATCGCCGGCATCGACGAGCACACGCCCGACCCGATCGACGGCCGATACGAGCGCGATGCCCAGGGATTTCCGACCGGGACGCTGCACGAAGGAGCGGCTTACGCCTTCGACGCCGTCCACGTGCCCCGACCCGATCTCGCCGGGTGGCGCGCGGCGATCGTCACCGCACAACGCCACCTGCACTCCCTCGGCATCACCGGCTGGCAGGATGCGTGGGTCACCCCCGACACCCTGGCCGCCTACCGCGATCTCGGCGACGACGACGGGCTGACCGCCCGCGTCGTCGGCGCGCTGTGGTGGGATCGCCACGCCGGACTCGAACAGCTCGAACTGTTCGCCGCACAGCGTGAACACGGTGCGGCACGGAACTTCTCGCCGACGACGGTCAAGATCATGGCCGACGGGGTGATGGAGAACTACACCGGCGCCCTCCTCGAACCCTATTGCTCCTGCGTGGACCACCCCGGTGCGGGCAGCAACACCGGCAGTGGGCTCAGCTACGTCGATCCCGACACCCTGCAGCATGCGGTGACCGCGTTGGACGCAGCGGGTTTCCAGGTGCACATGCACGCGATCGGCGACCGCGCCGCCCGCGACTGCCTCGACGCCGTCGAGCGTGCCCGTATAGCCAACGGCCCCAACGATCTTCGTCATCACATCGCCCACCTGCAACTGGTTCACCCCGATGACCTCCCGCGGTTCGCCGCGCTGGATGTGGTGGCCAATCTGCAGGCGTACTGGGCCCAGCACGAACCACAGATGGATGCGCTGACGATCCCGTTCCTCGGCGAACGCCGTGCCGCGCTCCAATTCCCCTTCGCCGATCTCGTCGCCCACGGCACGCGCATCGCGATGGGCAGCGACTGGGCGGTGACCACCGCCGACCCGCTGGCCCAGATCGAGGTCGCCATCACCCGCCGCGACCCCGACCACCGCGATGCCGAACCGTTCCTGCCCTGGCAGGCACTCGATCTCGACACCGCGCTACGCGCCTTCACCGCCGGATCGGCGTATGTGAACCACGACCCGTCGGGCGGACGGATCGCCGTCGGCGCCCGCGCCGACCTCGCCGTCCTCGACCTCGACATCACCCGCTCAGCCCAGCTGCCCACCGACGCCGTCGTCGTCACCACCATCGCCGGTGGCGCCGTGGTCCATCACCGAGGAGATCACTGA
- a CDS encoding LacI family DNA-binding transcriptional regulator produces the protein MSSRRATLHDVARAAGVSTTTASDALAGRGRVADRTRAHILEVASGLGYVASAVARGLRSGTAGVIGLFIPEETVGLDYYLQLMQGAAEAAIGEGLAITLVPPGIRREQMAALTLDGLIVSDPSLTDPVMETVRGLPVPHVTLERDLSPDSTAVAVVTIDHRHGVETLLTHLADQGARRIAALVPPSTTAFGADLHRLFAESDHDVRVRDVNFATDPEQIIAEVTAVLDDAPDAIVAAPDGAARLALDVLLSHGIEVPHQMLLAGYTDTAAYVFSRPDITAVDLAPRSTGRIAVRAICDVLEGRPPGPALVETSLRVRASTAGPLRARP, from the coding sequence ATGAGTTCTCGCCGTGCGACCCTGCACGACGTGGCCCGGGCCGCAGGGGTGTCCACCACGACGGCATCGGATGCGTTGGCCGGCCGCGGCCGCGTTGCCGACCGCACGCGTGCCCACATCCTCGAGGTGGCGTCGGGGCTCGGGTATGTGGCCAGTGCGGTGGCCCGCGGATTGCGCTCGGGAACCGCCGGGGTGATCGGACTGTTCATCCCCGAGGAGACGGTCGGCCTCGACTACTACCTGCAACTGATGCAGGGGGCGGCCGAGGCGGCCATCGGCGAGGGGCTCGCGATCACCCTCGTGCCGCCCGGTATCCGGCGCGAGCAGATGGCCGCACTGACGCTCGACGGGCTGATCGTCTCCGACCCGAGTCTCACCGACCCGGTGATGGAAACCGTTCGCGGACTTCCGGTTCCGCATGTCACCCTGGAGCGTGACCTCTCGCCGGACTCCACGGCCGTCGCAGTGGTGACGATCGACCACCGCCACGGCGTGGAGACACTGCTCACCCATCTGGCCGATCAGGGAGCGCGTCGTATCGCGGCGCTGGTACCCCCGTCGACCACCGCCTTCGGTGCCGACTTACATCGGCTTTTCGCCGAATCCGACCACGACGTTCGCGTGCGTGACGTGAACTTCGCGACCGACCCCGAACAGATCATCGCCGAGGTGACCGCGGTGCTCGACGATGCGCCCGACGCGATTGTCGCGGCGCCCGACGGCGCGGCCCGGTTGGCTCTGGACGTACTCCTCTCCCACGGCATCGAGGTGCCGCATCAGATGCTGCTCGCCGGCTACACCGACACCGCCGCCTACGTGTTCTCCCGCCCCGACATCACCGCCGTCGATCTCGCGCCGCGCAGCACCGGGCGAATCGCGGTGCGGGCCATCTGCGACGTCCTCGAGGGGCGTCCGCCCGGTCCCGCCCTGGTCGAGACGTCACTGAGGGTGCGCGCATCGACGGCCGGACCGCTGCGCGCGAGGCCGTGA
- a CDS encoding lysophospholipid acyltransferase family protein: MTNADREPVFRALEIIANTLARVQKVDLRFTGLDNIPTRGGAVLVVNHTAYVDFLPAALGLYRVGRRARFMIKSEVMDVAIMRFLVNHTRTIPVDRSQGTDAYRAAVESLRSGEIVVVYPEATISRSFELKEFKTGAVRMALEAQVPMIPTIVWGAQRQWTKGGKRRMGRAGIPIAVGYGTPIHVPADADVEEQTARLRAQMAEVLHEVQDAYPHPAGEFWVPTRLGGTAPTPEQAAVIEDEEAQRKAAARAAKAAEREGKSRR; the protein is encoded by the coding sequence ATGACCAACGCGGATCGGGAACCGGTGTTCCGGGCCCTGGAGATCATCGCGAACACCCTCGCCCGCGTGCAGAAGGTGGATCTGCGGTTCACCGGGCTCGACAACATCCCCACCCGGGGCGGCGCGGTGCTGGTGGTGAATCACACCGCCTACGTCGATTTCCTGCCCGCGGCGCTCGGTCTGTACCGGGTCGGGCGGCGGGCGCGGTTCATGATCAAGTCCGAGGTCATGGACGTCGCCATCATGCGATTCCTGGTGAACCACACCCGCACGATCCCCGTCGACCGTTCGCAGGGCACCGACGCCTATCGTGCGGCCGTCGAGTCGCTGCGCTCCGGTGAGATCGTCGTGGTGTACCCGGAGGCGACGATCAGTCGCAGCTTCGAGCTCAAGGAATTCAAGACCGGCGCGGTGCGCATGGCACTCGAGGCGCAGGTCCCGATGATCCCGACGATCGTGTGGGGAGCGCAGCGGCAGTGGACCAAGGGCGGCAAGCGTCGGATGGGGCGGGCGGGTATCCCGATCGCCGTCGGCTACGGGACGCCGATCCACGTGCCCGCCGACGCCGACGTCGAGGAGCAGACCGCGCGGTTGCGCGCGCAGATGGCCGAGGTGCTGCACGAGGTGCAGGACGCCTACCCGCATCCGGCCGGTGAGTTCTGGGTGCCGACGCGACTCGGCGGCACCGCACCCACCCCGGAGCAGGCTGCGGTCATCGAGGACGAGGAAGCACAACGCAAGGCGGCGGCACGCGCGGCGAAAGCGGCTGAACGAGAAGGGAAGTCGCGTAGATGA
- a CDS encoding HAD family hydrolase codes for MNVEDKEPVTISRPTLIASDVDGTLIDDENRVSEYTKTILANACAAGAEFVLATGRPPRWIAEITDQFDPSRIRVRHAVCANGAILYDVEHDRIISSATLSPEVLVELGAIAQARIPGCGIAAERVGRSAHDAATAPFVATAGYQHAWLNPDHVEVGDEEIYTEPAVKLLVRAPGMPSSEIAQRLSGAVGDLAQITFSTDNGLVELSLPDTHKASGLRKLLDHNGGDGSTTVAFGDMPNDVEMLTWASHGVAMGHAHPAALAAADEITVGNNEDGVARVLARWFGEV; via the coding sequence ATGAACGTCGAAGACAAGGAGCCGGTGACCATCTCACGGCCAACATTGATCGCCAGCGACGTCGACGGCACGCTGATCGACGACGAGAACCGGGTGTCGGAGTACACCAAGACGATCCTGGCCAACGCGTGTGCCGCCGGCGCCGAGTTCGTGCTCGCCACCGGCCGTCCGCCCCGGTGGATCGCCGAGATCACCGACCAGTTCGACCCGTCGCGCATCCGTGTGCGACATGCGGTGTGCGCCAACGGTGCCATCCTCTACGACGTCGAGCACGATCGCATCATCTCCTCGGCGACACTGTCGCCGGAGGTCCTCGTCGAACTCGGGGCGATCGCCCAGGCACGGATCCCCGGGTGCGGCATCGCCGCCGAACGGGTGGGTCGATCCGCGCATGACGCCGCCACCGCGCCGTTCGTGGCCACCGCGGGCTATCAACACGCGTGGCTCAACCCCGACCATGTCGAGGTCGGTGACGAGGAGATCTACACCGAACCCGCCGTCAAACTCCTCGTCCGCGCCCCCGGTATGCCGAGTTCGGAGATTGCGCAACGACTTTCCGGAGCCGTCGGCGACCTGGCGCAGATCACTTTCTCCACCGACAACGGACTCGTCGAGCTCTCGCTGCCCGACACCCACAAAGCCTCCGGGCTTCGAAAGCTGCTGGACCACAACGGCGGTGACGGGTCGACGACCGTCGCGTTCGGGGACATGCCCAACGACGTCGAGATGCTCACGTGGGCGTCACACGGTGTCGCCATGGGTCACGCACACCCGGCCGCGCTCGCCGCGGCCGACGAGATCACCGTCGGCAACAACGAGGACGGGGTCGCCCGCGTGCTGGCGAGGTGGTTCGGTGAGGTGTGA
- a CDS encoding N-acetylmuramoyl-L-alanine amidase: MRYPRRKPSVVLAAVAMTLGAALFVDLGSDRSTPSVRPVDTHRSTGPGDAGAIDSTSSDPTGADPTGIDTVDLREVPNAVVGLARSGLARAGIRLPEIDLSALPLPTATAPATSPTAPSTAPTAPSTSATAPSTSATAPSTSPTAPGRRPVGALVKHLVRDTPFKMVGFTWNKPVWDDAEDATMMLRAKDPVRGWGDWVELEPIQTSADPSAEHPGGTEPVWVGAAKEIQLALTDGQSAIPAADSTGAGLADLVVGSAGEVLKNLASTVLPELTATLLSPDSLLSLGSSMLTTLSGGPQVISRAAWGADENIRCSQPAISPTLNGAIVHHTAGSNDYTPQQSAEIVRGIYAYHARTLNWCDIGYNVLVDKYGQIFEGAFGGLDRNVEGTHTGGFNKNTVGVSMIGNLDEVAPSGQMLAAVGRFLKWRLNRAGLNPAATATLTSEYFSDSKFPPGTQTHLPVIAGHRDYNNTSCPGIQGYPALDQIRALAGAAAPPAPESPAPDAPAPEAPAPAPAQ, encoded by the coding sequence GTGCGGTATCCACGACGTAAGCCCTCGGTGGTCCTTGCCGCCGTGGCGATGACCCTCGGCGCGGCCTTGTTCGTCGATCTCGGTTCCGATCGCTCGACGCCGTCGGTGCGACCGGTCGACACCCATCGCTCGACCGGGCCCGGCGACGCCGGCGCCATCGATTCCACCTCCAGCGACCCCACCGGCGCCGACCCCACCGGCATCGATACCGTCGACCTCCGCGAGGTCCCGAATGCGGTGGTCGGGCTCGCGCGGTCCGGCCTGGCTCGCGCCGGGATCCGGCTGCCGGAGATCGATCTGTCCGCGCTCCCCCTGCCCACCGCGACAGCGCCCGCCACGTCGCCGACAGCGCCCTCCACTGCCCCGACAGCGCCCTCTACCTCCGCGACAGCGCCCTCCACCTCGGCGACAGCGCCCTCGACGTCGCCGACAGCGCCCGGCCGCCGGCCGGTCGGCGCCTTGGTCAAGCATCTCGTGCGGGACACCCCGTTCAAGATGGTCGGATTCACGTGGAACAAACCGGTCTGGGACGACGCCGAGGACGCGACGATGATGCTGCGGGCCAAGGACCCGGTTCGCGGGTGGGGTGACTGGGTCGAACTCGAGCCCATCCAGACCTCCGCCGACCCCTCGGCCGAGCACCCCGGCGGCACCGAACCCGTGTGGGTGGGGGCCGCCAAGGAGATCCAGCTCGCGCTCACCGATGGGCAGAGCGCCATTCCGGCCGCCGACTCCACCGGCGCCGGCCTGGCCGATCTCGTGGTCGGCTCCGCCGGGGAGGTCCTGAAGAACCTCGCGAGCACCGTGCTGCCGGAGCTGACGGCGACACTGCTGAGCCCCGACAGCCTGCTCTCATTGGGGTCATCGATGCTGACGACCCTCTCGGGTGGCCCGCAGGTGATCTCGCGCGCGGCGTGGGGCGCCGACGAGAACATCCGCTGCTCGCAGCCGGCGATCTCCCCCACGCTGAACGGCGCGATCGTCCACCACACCGCGGGCAGCAACGACTACACCCCGCAACAGTCGGCGGAGATCGTGCGCGGTATCTACGCGTATCACGCACGAACCCTGAACTGGTGCGACATCGGCTACAACGTGCTCGTTGACAAGTACGGGCAGATCTTCGAAGGCGCGTTCGGCGGCCTCGACCGCAACGTCGAGGGCACCCACACCGGCGGCTTCAACAAGAACACCGTCGGCGTCTCGATGATCGGCAATCTCGACGAGGTCGCACCGAGCGGCCAGATGCTCGCCGCTGTCGGCCGATTCCTCAAGTGGCGTCTGAACCGGGCCGGCCTCAACCCCGCCGCGACGGCCACGCTGACGTCGGAATACTTCTCCGACAGCAAGTTTCCGCCCGGAACGCAGACGCACCTACCGGTGATCGCCGGTCATCGCGACTACAACAACACCAGTTGCCCTGGTATTCAGGGATATCCGGCCCTCGATCAGATCCGGGCACTCGCCGGTGCGGCGGCACCGCCCGCGCCCGAATCCCCGGCGCCCGACGCACCGGCCCCCGAGGCGCCGGCACCAGCACCCGCGCAGTAG
- a CDS encoding SpoIID/LytB domain-containing protein — protein MTSLVGRVLTIRTRPGHARRRRMSTVIGAVSATALVGGVGLVGVTASDRVEIGLTAGSEITLIGHGFGHGRGMGQYGAYGYAKQGWSYRQILQHFYGGTTFGRPANPIVNVALSNKSGGVSVRSDAGMSVGGQPVAPNQAVTVSGSTASITAGCGGPVVRTVNAAFADPVNTAPNRPANEFLKFCGSNEPFRGSLGLDGGRVTNRLNVDDYVKGVIAKESVPGWATSGGMEALKAQAVAARTYALAAIASGKKIDDTQNSQVYGGVTGEDPGGDQAADATAGQILLQNGQPAFTEFSSSTGGYTAGGRFPAVVDDGDAASPNHNWTTTISPSAIASAFGLPSLDSFEVIQANGLGAENGRALKVRATGGGRSVEASGEDARMKLGLKSDWFAVQGQRTPPQIVKPPTGPAGGLGSLDLGSLDAGSLGGIADQVVPGAGDLVSTAAAAFQGLLGSLGDVPGTLGTALGVPTLTPDGAGVTQLFQQGMLFFSKQTGAHVLAGRGYKNFRARGGIPVLGFPKANVLR, from the coding sequence GTGACGTCCCTGGTCGGCCGAGTCCTGACCATCCGCACCCGACCGGGCCACGCCCGGCGTCGGCGGATGTCGACGGTCATCGGTGCCGTGTCGGCCACCGCACTCGTGGGCGGCGTCGGCCTCGTCGGCGTCACCGCGTCGGACCGTGTCGAGATAGGCCTGACGGCCGGCTCGGAGATCACGCTGATCGGCCACGGCTTCGGCCATGGTCGCGGGATGGGACAGTACGGCGCCTACGGCTACGCCAAGCAGGGCTGGTCGTATCGGCAGATCCTGCAGCACTTCTACGGGGGCACGACGTTCGGCCGCCCGGCCAACCCGATCGTCAACGTCGCCCTGTCGAACAAGAGCGGCGGCGTGAGTGTGCGATCGGACGCGGGCATGTCCGTCGGTGGGCAACCGGTCGCGCCGAACCAGGCGGTCACCGTCAGCGGCAGCACCGCCTCGATCACCGCCGGATGTGGCGGTCCCGTCGTACGCACCGTCAACGCCGCATTCGCCGATCCGGTCAACACCGCCCCGAACCGGCCGGCCAACGAATTCCTCAAGTTCTGCGGATCCAACGAACCGTTCCGCGGGTCCCTCGGCCTCGACGGCGGACGGGTCACCAATCGGCTCAACGTCGATGACTACGTCAAAGGTGTCATCGCCAAGGAGAGCGTGCCCGGCTGGGCCACCTCCGGCGGTATGGAGGCGCTGAAGGCCCAGGCCGTGGCCGCCCGCACCTACGCGCTGGCGGCGATCGCGAGCGGCAAGAAGATCGATGACACCCAGAACTCGCAGGTCTACGGCGGCGTGACCGGCGAAGACCCGGGCGGCGACCAGGCCGCCGACGCGACGGCGGGTCAGATCCTGCTGCAGAACGGCCAGCCGGCGTTCACCGAATTCTCCTCATCCACAGGCGGATACACCGCCGGCGGCCGGTTCCCGGCAGTCGTCGACGACGGGGACGCCGCATCACCGAACCACAACTGGACCACCACGATCAGTCCCAGCGCCATCGCGAGCGCGTTCGGTCTGCCGAGTCTGGACAGCTTCGAGGTGATCCAGGCCAACGGGCTCGGTGCGGAGAACGGGCGTGCACTCAAGGTGCGTGCCACCGGCGGCGGCCGCAGTGTCGAGGCGTCCGGCGAGGACGCACGCATGAAGCTGGGCCTCAAATCCGACTGGTTCGCCGTGCAGGGCCAGCGCACCCCGCCGCAGATCGTGAAGCCACCGACCGGCCCGGCCGGCGGACTCGGCTCCCTCGACCTCGGATCGCTGGACGCGGGATCGCTCGGCGGGATCGCCGATCAGGTGGTGCCCGGTGCCGGTGATCTGGTGAGCACCGCGGCCGCGGCGTTCCAGGGGCTGCTCGGCAGCCTGGGTGACGTCCCCGGAACGCTCGGGACCGCACTCGGGGTACCGACCCTGACGCCCGACGGCGCCGGCGTCACCCAACTCTTCCAGCAGGGAATGCTGTTCTTCTCCAAGCAGACCGGCGCGCACGTGCTCGCCGGCCGCGGCTACAAGAACTTCCGGGCGCGCGGCGGCATCCCGGTCCTCGGCTTCCCGAAGGCCAACGTCCTGCGCTAG